The following coding sequences lie in one uncultured Celeribacter sp. genomic window:
- a CDS encoding MacB family efflux pump subunit translates to MTEPLISARGISRSFQAGDETITVLRDVDIDIYPGEMVAIIGTSGSGKSTLMNILGCLDRASAGQYAFNGKDVSDLRPDELAQLRREHFGFIFQRYQLLSDLDAVGNVEVPAIYAGASRYARRDHAKALLEQLGLDTRLDHRPSELSGGQQQRVSVARALMNGGEVILADEPTGALDTKSGDDLIKLLLELNAKGHTIVMVTHDPNVAAHAHRIVEISDGRIISDTRKEDTAVPTAQWSRPSADHGGFGAGLRRLVEAFNISLKAMLAHRTRSFLTMLGIIIGIASVVLVVALGNGSQEKVLENISSLGTNTITVRAGSGFGARDQGRIETLVPSDAAALALLDLADSVSPAVSSSATVRYRNTEASAAINGVSGDYFQVHAYETVSGSVFSSEDVDSYAQVAVIDADTQETFFGANSDPLGEVLLLGHVPVRIIGIVQSTGATFGPSSLNVWVPYTTSMARVSGQDNLDSIGVRVADDYDMTLAEAEISALLISRHGTKDFFLSNTDTIRETITSTTETLTYLVAMIAVISLVVGGIGVMNIMLVSVTERTKEIGVRIAIGARRSDIVSQFLIEAVMVCFVGGILGILGALTGGYLIEEFASSIRLSFSTTAIVVAFLSSTLIGITFGFLPARNAARLDPVVALSRE, encoded by the coding sequence ATGACAGAGCCGCTTATTTCCGCCCGTGGCATCAGCCGATCCTTTCAGGCGGGCGACGAAACCATCACTGTCTTGCGTGACGTCGACATCGACATTTATCCCGGCGAAATGGTCGCCATCATCGGCACCTCCGGCTCCGGCAAATCGACGCTGATGAACATCCTCGGCTGCCTCGATCGCGCCAGTGCCGGGCAGTATGCATTCAACGGCAAGGATGTGAGCGATCTGAGACCCGATGAGTTGGCACAGCTCCGGCGCGAGCATTTCGGGTTTATCTTTCAGCGCTATCAATTGCTCTCCGATCTCGATGCGGTCGGCAATGTCGAGGTGCCCGCGATCTACGCCGGTGCCAGTCGCTATGCGCGCCGTGATCACGCCAAAGCGCTCTTGGAACAGTTGGGTCTCGACACCCGCCTCGATCACCGGCCGTCCGAATTGTCGGGCGGCCAGCAACAGCGGGTCTCCGTCGCCCGCGCCCTGATGAACGGTGGCGAAGTGATCCTCGCCGATGAGCCTACCGGCGCGCTCGACACCAAGAGCGGCGATGATCTGATCAAGCTGCTTTTGGAGTTGAACGCCAAAGGCCACACCATCGTCATGGTGACCCACGACCCGAATGTCGCGGCGCACGCGCATCGGATCGTCGAGATCAGCGATGGTCGGATCATTTCCGACACGCGCAAAGAGGACACCGCCGTTCCGACCGCCCAATGGTCGCGCCCGAGTGCGGATCATGGCGGTTTCGGTGCCGGTCTGCGGCGGTTGGTCGAGGCGTTCAATATTTCGCTTAAGGCCATGCTGGCCCATCGCACGCGGTCTTTCCTGACCATGCTCGGCATCATCATCGGCATCGCCTCCGTAGTGCTGGTCGTGGCTCTGGGCAACGGATCACAGGAAAAAGTTCTGGAGAATATCTCGTCCCTCGGCACCAACACGATCACCGTACGGGCGGGGTCGGGGTTTGGCGCCCGCGACCAAGGGAGGATTGAAACCCTCGTGCCTTCGGATGCGGCGGCTCTGGCGCTTTTGGATCTGGCCGACAGCGTGTCCCCCGCGGTATCTTCCTCGGCCACCGTGCGGTATCGCAACACCGAAGCCTCCGCCGCGATCAACGGCGTGTCGGGCGACTATTTCCAGGTGCATGCCTATGAAACCGTCTCTGGCTCCGTCTTCTCATCGGAGGATGTCGACAGCTACGCCCAGGTCGCCGTGATCGACGCCGACACGCAGGAGACCTTTTTTGGCGCAAATTCCGATCCCTTGGGCGAAGTGCTGCTTTTGGGTCATGTGCCCGTGCGGATCATCGGTATTGTGCAATCGACGGGCGCCACCTTCGGGCCCTCGTCGCTCAACGTCTGGGTGCCCTACACCACGTCGATGGCGCGGGTCTCCGGTCAGGACAATCTCGACAGCATCGGCGTGCGCGTGGCGGATGATTACGACATGACGTTGGCCGAAGCGGAGATTTCCGCGCTGTTGATCTCGCGCCACGGGACCAAGGATTTCTTTCTGTCGAACACCGACACGATCCGCGAAACCATCACCTCGACGACGGAGACGCTGACCTATCTGGTGGCGATGATCGCGGTGATTTCGCTGGTCGTTGGCGGCATCGGAGTGATGAACATCATGCTGGTCTCCGTCACCGAGCGGACCAAGGAAATCGGCGTGCGCATCGCCATCGGCGCACGGCGGTCCGACATCGTCAGCCAGTTCCTGATCGAGGCGGTGATGGTCTGTTTCGTCGGCGGCATCTTGGGCATCCTTGGTGCACTGACGGGGGGCTATCTGATCGAGGAATTCGCCTCCAGCATAAGGCTCAGTTTTTCGACCACTGCAATTGTCGTGGCCTTCCTGTCCTCGACCCTCATTGGCATTACTTTTGGGTTCCTTCCGGCGCGCAACGCGGCACGGCTTGATCCGGTGGTGGCGCTCAGTCGAGAATGA
- a CDS encoding LysR family transcriptional regulator, with translation MDLIDGLRVFVATAETGSFTGAAERLGMSNRLTSKYVAELEERLGVRLLQRTTRRVGLTASGEDLLARAPALLDEMDDMLSAVTEDTRGFSGTLRISAPVTFGEVYVKDLLSRFAAPHPDLVLDLRLSDTYVDLASDGIDLAFRIGTPEVSALKSRKIGELQSVVVASPEYLAQHEAPTHPDDLQNHTCIIDSNRRTPSRWGFVHEGRELTVQVPSRFTVNSARVTRDLARRGEGIAFCPPFILGDDLDTGRLVQLLPEFKGATHPISIVYLEGRTLPRKVRALIEFAVQDYRGARTS, from the coding sequence ATGGATTTGATCGACGGCTTGCGGGTGTTTGTGGCAACGGCGGAAACGGGGTCCTTCACGGGGGCAGCGGAACGGCTTGGCATGTCCAACCGCCTGACCTCGAAATATGTCGCCGAGCTTGAAGAGCGCCTCGGCGTTCGCCTGTTGCAACGCACCACGCGCAGGGTCGGGCTGACCGCTTCGGGCGAGGACCTTTTGGCCCGCGCCCCCGCTTTGCTCGACGAGATGGACGACATGCTGAGCGCTGTCACCGAAGACACGCGGGGCTTCTCCGGCACGCTGCGCATCTCCGCGCCTGTGACTTTTGGCGAGGTCTATGTGAAAGACCTGCTCAGCCGTTTCGCGGCGCCGCATCCCGATCTGGTGCTGGATTTGCGGCTGAGCGATACCTATGTCGATCTCGCCTCCGACGGTATTGATCTGGCTTTTCGCATCGGCACGCCGGAGGTCTCTGCACTCAAATCCCGCAAGATCGGCGAGCTGCAATCCGTCGTGGTCGCCTCGCCTGAGTATCTTGCGCAGCACGAGGCGCCGACACATCCCGATGATCTGCAAAACCACACCTGCATCATCGACAGCAACCGGCGGACCCCATCGCGTTGGGGCTTTGTCCATGAGGGCCGTGAGCTGACCGTGCAGGTGCCCTCGCGCTTTACCGTCAACAGCGCCCGTGTGACCCGCGATCTGGCGCGGCGCGGCGAAGGCATCGCTTTTTGCCCGCCGTTCATCTTGGGCGACGATCTGGACACCGGGCGGCTGGTGCAGCTTTTGCCGGAGTTCAAAGGCGCCACCCATCCGATCAGCATCGTCTATCTCGAAGGCCGCACCTTGCCGCGTAAAGTGCGCGCGCTGATAGAGTTTGCCGTGCAAGACTACCGGGGCGCTAGGACGTCATAA
- a CDS encoding transglutaminase family protein: MLYDLSLTIDYSYDAASDRTRNILRLLPSNVDGVQQVRQRLLTILPRPDERRDGWDFFGNEMSMVAWHHPIDAISMQLTAQIERFEPASLFDLSPALEELRAEILALKSLAPDAPHHFLAASPRVALSPKITDYGWDCLKDAGEGVTALKAVEAVGRALNRDMRFDPKATDVDTPPEVAFENRHGVCQDFAHIMIAALRGIGIPAGYVSGFLRTFPPPGQPRLEGADAMHAWVRAWVGKQVGWIEFDPTNDQFAGTDYIIIGHGRDYGDVAPVKGAVRSAGGHRTQQAVDVIPLEDAPA; this comes from the coding sequence ATGCTGTATGATCTCAGCCTGACCATTGACTATAGCTATGATGCCGCCTCGGACCGGACGCGCAATATCTTGCGGCTTTTGCCGTCTAATGTCGATGGCGTGCAGCAGGTGCGTCAGAGGTTGTTGACCATCCTGCCGCGCCCCGACGAGCGTCGTGATGGCTGGGATTTTTTCGGCAATGAGATGAGCATGGTGGCCTGGCATCATCCGATTGATGCCATTTCGATGCAGCTCACCGCCCAGATCGAGCGCTTTGAACCCGCCTCGCTGTTCGATCTCTCTCCGGCTCTGGAAGAGTTGCGGGCCGAAATTCTCGCATTGAAATCGCTGGCGCCTGATGCGCCGCATCATTTCCTTGCCGCCTCGCCGCGCGTGGCTCTGTCGCCGAAGATCACCGACTATGGCTGGGACTGTCTCAAGGACGCGGGCGAAGGGGTGACGGCGCTCAAAGCCGTCGAAGCGGTCGGTCGCGCGCTCAATCGCGACATGCGGTTCGATCCGAAGGCCACGGATGTCGACACGCCGCCCGAGGTGGCGTTCGAGAACCGGCACGGGGTCTGTCAGGATTTCGCCCATATCATGATCGCAGCACTTCGAGGGATCGGCATTCCGGCGGGCTATGTCTCCGGCTTTCTGCGCACCTTCCCGCCGCCGGGGCAACCACGCCTGGAGGGTGCAGATGCCATGCACGCCTGGGTCCGGGCCTGGGTCGGCAAACAGGTGGGCTGGATTGAATTCGACCCGACGAACGATCAGTTCGCCGGGACGGATTATATCATCATAGGTCATGGCCGGGATTACGGCGATGTCGCCCCCGTGAAAGGCGCCGTGCGGTCGGCCGGTGGGCACAGAACCCAACAGGCCGTCGACGTTATCCCGCTCGAAGATGCACCCGCTTAA
- the ygiD gene encoding 4,5-DOPA dioxygenase extradiol: MSIALQLQRLKDSLKSSDRMPVVFLGHGSPMNAIEDNDYSRSWKKLGETLPQPQAILVVSAHWMTRGSTLVSVSKMPKTIHDFYGFPDELFAQQYPAPGAPEVAQEVISLLASHHAEGDDTWGLDHGAWSVLKFLYPDADVPVFQLSIDMTKDLEHHLEIGHELADLRTRGVLILGSGNIVHNLRTMRYGATPYDWALEFDGLFTDRLQARDHKTITDRSGLGNLLKMAHPSVDHYLPALTIAGASDVKDDLVFMNDSIDIGSVSMRSFIYY; this comes from the coding sequence ATGAGCATTGCCCTGCAACTTCAACGGCTCAAAGACAGCCTCAAATCTTCCGACCGGATGCCGGTTGTCTTTCTGGGCCACGGCAGCCCGATGAACGCCATCGAGGACAACGACTATTCCCGCAGCTGGAAGAAACTGGGCGAGACCCTGCCCCAGCCGCAGGCCATTCTCGTGGTCTCCGCGCATTGGATGACCCGTGGCTCGACCTTGGTGAGCGTCTCCAAAATGCCGAAGACGATCCACGATTTCTACGGCTTCCCGGACGAGTTGTTCGCCCAGCAATACCCCGCCCCCGGCGCGCCCGAGGTGGCCCAAGAGGTGATCAGCCTTTTGGCCAGCCACCACGCCGAAGGCGATGACACCTGGGGCCTGGATCATGGCGCCTGGTCGGTGCTGAAATTCCTTTACCCGGATGCGGATGTGCCGGTGTTCCAGCTGTCGATCGACATGACCAAGGATCTCGAGCATCACCTCGAAATCGGACATGAGCTGGCCGATCTGCGCACCCGGGGCGTCTTGATCCTCGGCTCCGGCAACATCGTGCACAACCTGCGCACCATGCGCTATGGCGCGACGCCCTATGACTGGGCGCTGGAGTTCGATGGGCTGTTCACCGACCGCCTTCAGGCCCGCGACCATAAAACGATCACGGATCGTTCCGGTCTCGGCAACCTGTTGAAAATGGCGCACCCCTCGGTGGATCACTACCTTCCGGCGCTGACCATCGCGGGCGCGTCTGACGTGAAAGACGACTTGGTGTTCATGAACGACTCGATCGACATCGGCTCAGTCTCCATGCGCAGCTTCATTTACTACTAA
- a CDS encoding biopolymer transporter ExbD translates to MEFGAPRRKHRMSLTPMIDVVFLLLVFFMLASQFGTPAQLSLSLGGGASSGYTGPARLIRVDDDALQFNGTTRSEEDILAALPGLMDGPEDMIILRADEEVPLQRVIEVMEWLGAEGYSNLVLVE, encoded by the coding sequence ATGGAGTTCGGCGCACCTCGGCGCAAACACCGGATGTCGCTCACGCCGATGATCGACGTCGTGTTCCTGCTTTTGGTCTTTTTCATGCTGGCCTCGCAATTCGGCACGCCCGCGCAGCTTTCATTGAGTTTGGGCGGCGGCGCGTCGAGCGGCTACACAGGCCCCGCGCGTTTGATCCGCGTGGACGATGACGCCCTACAGTTCAACGGCACGACGCGCAGCGAAGAAGACATCCTCGCCGCTTTGCCCGGATTGATGGACGGCCCCGAAGACATGATCATCCTGCGCGCCGACGAAGAGGTGCCGCTGCAACGGGTGATCGAGGTGATGGAATGGCTTGGCGCTGAGGGCTACAGCAACCTCGTGCTGGTGGAGTGA
- a CDS encoding MotA/TolQ/ExbB proton channel family protein, whose translation MDDSALFSTLFDFLAQGGPSIWAIAALSVITLALILWKVWDLAYLGAWRSRAVSERALALWADGDSASARDVLAGRKGLRSRFLREAFEAHENAAFDDAAAEAETTRLAKKDLERTRAGLRPLELIATIAPLLGLLGTVLGMISAFQTLQEAGAKADPAMLAGGIWEALLTTAAGMAVAIPASIAFTGFEAVADRLRHELEDMATRVFLRSRAPKDTRLSVAQAAE comes from the coding sequence ATGGATGATTCGGCTCTCTTCTCAACTCTGTTCGATTTTCTCGCCCAAGGTGGCCCGTCGATTTGGGCCATTGCGGCGCTGTCGGTGATCACCCTTGCGTTGATTCTCTGGAAGGTCTGGGATTTGGCCTATCTGGGCGCATGGCGCAGCCGGGCGGTCAGCGAACGCGCCTTGGCGCTTTGGGCGGACGGCGACAGCGCTTCCGCGCGCGACGTTCTGGCTGGACGTAAGGGTCTGCGCTCACGGTTCCTGCGCGAGGCCTTTGAGGCGCATGAAAATGCCGCCTTTGACGATGCGGCGGCCGAAGCCGAGACCACGCGTCTCGCCAAAAAAGACCTTGAACGCACCCGCGCTGGCCTGCGTCCTTTGGAACTCATTGCCACGATTGCCCCGCTTTTGGGTCTGTTGGGCACCGTTTTGGGCATGATCTCCGCCTTCCAAACCCTGCAAGAAGCCGGTGCCAAGGCCGATCCGGCGATGCTCGCGGGCGGCATTTGGGAAGCGCTTTTGACCACCGCTGCCGGTATGGCCGTCGCCATCCCCGCCTCCATCGCCTTCACCGGCTTCGAGGCCGTGGCCGACCGCCTGCGTCACGAATTGGAAGACATGGCGACCCGCGTGTTCCTGCGCTCCCGTGCGCCGAAGGACACCCGTCTGAGCGTCGCTCAAGCGGCGGAGTGA
- a CDS encoding TonB family protein, translating to MKRLLTGTVFVGLAVGAHLAVAAVSLADNSTGTEAAGAGGEAHLTLQASDVALAAMVERWEQPIEQPVEQLDMPRPEAPVMPEQPQLDLPEIDLAPSQKALPLPMQPQQTTESFAEPEVPTTPPPPKPPEPPKPAEPPKAQPAETTQQARAGSERTSNATRAAGSGGGAQAGQAQSAQAAGLSKAARQSALSKWQSVVRSRIERRKRAPRGGGSGTVTLLIKVAHSGALQSVSVSKSSGSAALDNAAIAAVRSARLPAAPAELTDSVFNLMLPMRFDG from the coding sequence ATGAAACGACTTCTCACAGGAACCGTGTTTGTGGGGCTGGCCGTCGGTGCGCATTTGGCCGTGGCGGCCGTCAGCCTTGCGGACAATTCCACAGGGACCGAGGCGGCTGGTGCTGGTGGCGAGGCGCATCTGACGCTTCAGGCCTCTGATGTGGCCTTGGCGGCGATGGTGGAGCGGTGGGAACAACCTATCGAGCAGCCCGTCGAACAGCTGGACATGCCGCGTCCCGAGGCGCCGGTGATGCCGGAGCAACCCCAATTGGACCTGCCGGAAATCGATCTGGCCCCGTCGCAAAAGGCACTGCCGCTGCCGATGCAGCCACAGCAGACGACAGAAAGCTTTGCCGAGCCTGAGGTGCCGACCACGCCACCGCCGCCGAAACCGCCAGAGCCTCCGAAACCAGCAGAGCCGCCCAAGGCCCAGCCCGCAGAGACAACCCAGCAAGCGCGCGCAGGCAGCGAGCGCACGAGCAACGCCACCCGTGCAGCGGGCAGCGGTGGCGGGGCGCAGGCCGGGCAGGCGCAGAGCGCACAGGCGGCAGGTCTGTCGAAAGCCGCGCGGCAATCGGCGCTGAGCAAGTGGCAGTCCGTCGTTCGCTCACGGATTGAGCGCCGCAAACGCGCGCCGCGCGGAGGCGGCTCCGGCACCGTGACCTTGCTGATCAAAGTTGCGCATAGCGGCGCTTTGCAAAGCGTCAGCGTCTCGAAAAGCTCGGGCAGTGCGGCGTTGGACAATGCGGCCATCGCCGCCGTGCGCAGCGCCAGACTTCCGGCGGCCCCTGCCGAATTGACGGACTCGGTCTTCAATCTCATGTTGCCGATGCGGTTTGACGGCTGA
- a CDS encoding elongation factor G — MKTVTILGPSQSGKSSLAAALAGLDAGKSQSLRLFGETAVTRFNYLDQDWAMLDCPGGAEGLAQAGSALAVSDAAVLCVPAEAEAAVLAGPYLRLLEASGLPTMIFINKIDAATDRTAEIAAALQTYSAHGIVLREVPIREGGEITGMVDLISERAWAFKEGERSALVEMPDSARAREEEARAELLEHLSDFDDHLLEELIEDQKPMSDELYDVATKVLQHHDLIPAFLGSAAQANGLTRLMKSLRHEVPGVEALTDRFGETPVAVGIFADQIKHLGKTVLIRAVGQTLKPGADLMGAAIGSLVDIDTKTPVAQLAPGAVALTVKTDHLALRAPIYGAGDAIDTPDWAVPHKPKNRVLLSPENERDEARLSTALGKLAEIDPGLAVVQDPHSGKTILATQGQLHERRVIEKLAEVFGVTVATQPIPPALRETIHTTGGTHYRHRKQSGGAGQFADVVIEVAPLARGAGFVFEEVVKGGAVPRNYMSAVEAGVRDALAEGPNGLPVVDVKVTLTDGKHHAVDSSDYAFRTAAKAAVREALAGCKPVVLQPIDKIAIHVPSVYSGGLMPLITGLKGQVLGFEAHPEASGWDVFNALLPATAEAELFRALGGATRGTAWYEAELDHYEETFEPVAQLLAVE, encoded by the coding sequence ATGAAAACCGTCACCATCCTTGGGCCGTCACAATCCGGCAAATCATCCCTCGCTGCGGCGCTCGCCGGGCTGGATGCGGGCAAGTCGCAAAGCCTGCGCCTGTTCGGCGAAACCGCAGTGACCCGGTTCAACTATCTCGATCAGGACTGGGCGATGCTCGATTGCCCCGGCGGCGCCGAGGGCCTCGCGCAGGCGGGCTCTGCGCTGGCTGTCAGTGACGCCGCCGTGCTCTGTGTGCCCGCCGAGGCCGAGGCCGCCGTTCTGGCCGGGCCTTACCTGCGGCTTCTGGAGGCTTCCGGTCTGCCGACGATGATTTTCATCAACAAGATCGACGCCGCCACCGACCGCACCGCCGAGATCGCCGCAGCGCTGCAAACCTATTCCGCGCATGGCATCGTGCTGCGCGAAGTGCCGATCCGCGAAGGCGGCGAGATCACCGGCATGGTCGATCTGATTTCCGAACGCGCCTGGGCCTTTAAAGAGGGGGAACGCTCCGCTCTGGTGGAAATGCCCGACAGCGCCCGCGCCCGCGAAGAGGAGGCCCGCGCCGAGCTTTTGGAACATCTCTCCGATTTCGACGATCACCTTTTGGAGGAGTTGATCGAAGATCAGAAACCGATGTCCGATGAGCTTTACGATGTGGCCACCAAGGTGTTGCAACATCACGATCTCATCCCGGCCTTCCTCGGCTCCGCCGCACAGGCCAACGGGCTGACGCGTCTGATGAAAAGCCTGCGTCATGAGGTGCCGGGCGTTGAAGCACTCACGGACCGCTTTGGCGAAACGCCGGTGGCCGTAGGCATTTTTGCCGATCAGATCAAACATCTCGGCAAGACGGTGCTGATCCGTGCCGTCGGGCAAACTCTGAAACCCGGCGCTGATCTCATGGGCGCGGCGATTGGCTCTCTGGTCGACATCGACACGAAGACACCCGTCGCGCAGCTGGCGCCGGGTGCGGTCGCCCTGACGGTGAAAACCGATCACCTTGCGTTGCGTGCGCCGATCTATGGCGCGGGTGATGCGATTGATACGCCCGATTGGGCCGTGCCGCACAAGCCGAAAAACCGGGTGCTTCTGAGCCCGGAAAACGAACGCGACGAAGCGCGGTTGTCGACGGCGCTGGGCAAACTGGCGGAAATTGATCCGGGGCTGGCGGTCGTGCAGGACCCGCATTCCGGCAAAACCATCCTCGCCACCCAAGGCCAGCTTCACGAACGCCGCGTGATCGAAAAGCTCGCGGAGGTCTTCGGCGTCACGGTGGCCACACAACCGATCCCGCCTGCCCTGCGCGAGACCATTCACACCACAGGCGGCACCCATTATCGCCACCGCAAACAATCCGGTGGCGCCGGGCAATTCGCCGATGTAGTGATCGAGGTCGCGCCTCTGGCCCGTGGCGCAGGGTTTGTGTTCGAAGAAGTCGTCAAAGGCGGCGCCGTGCCGCGCAATTACATGTCGGCGGTCGAGGCGGGCGTGCGCGATGCACTGGCCGAGGGGCCGAATGGATTGCCGGTCGTGGACGTCAAAGTGACGCTCACTGATGGTAAACATCACGCTGTCGATAGCTCAGACTACGCTTTCCGCACGGCGGCGAAGGCGGCGGTGCGCGAGGCTCTGGCAGGCTGTAAACCCGTGGTGCTGCAACCCATCGACAAGATCGCGATCCATGTGCCGAGTGTCTATTCCGGCGGGCTGATGCCGCTGATCACCGGGCTCAAGGGGCAGGTGCTTGGCTTTGAGGCGCACCCCGAGGCCTCCGGTTGGGATGTCTTCAATGCGCTCCTGCCCGCGACCGCCGAGGCCGAGCTGTTCCGTGCTTTGGGTGGAGCCACGCGAGGCACGGCTTGGTATGAGGCGGAGCTAGATCACTACGAGGAAACCTTTGAACCTGTCGCACAATTGCTCGCCGTGGAGTGA
- a CDS encoding biopolymer transporter ExbD: protein MDFSNKPRQAPAESVVPMINVVFLLLIFFLMTAQIAPPAPIEVELPDAGVEAEVEAALPLFLGRDGLLAFQEAQGTEEALHALEIERVKLCADGGCDGSAGPSIALHADREVPAKDVAALLPKLSALGFSQVELVTSQGGGA, encoded by the coding sequence ATGGATTTTTCCAACAAGCCCCGCCAAGCGCCTGCCGAGAGCGTTGTTCCGATGATCAACGTGGTTTTTCTCTTGCTGATCTTTTTCCTGATGACCGCCCAGATCGCGCCACCTGCGCCCATCGAGGTCGAACTGCCCGACGCAGGTGTCGAGGCAGAGGTCGAGGCCGCTTTGCCGCTGTTCCTCGGGCGCGATGGTCTATTGGCGTTTCAAGAGGCGCAGGGCACGGAAGAGGCGCTTCATGCCTTGGAAATCGAGCGTGTGAAACTCTGTGCCGATGGCGGCTGTGACGGCAGCGCGGGGCCAAGCATTGCTCTTCATGCGGACCGCGAGGTGCCCGCCAAAGATGTCGCGGCGCTTTTGCCGAAACTCTCGGCGCTCGGCTTTTCGCAGGTGGAATTGGTCACCAGCCAAGGGGGAGGCGCATGA
- a CDS encoding efflux RND transporter periplasmic adaptor subunit, translating into MKTPFRLLGLALVVVAGYVGWTQFSGEDDAVIPQTARATRGTVQETVLASGVIEASQLVSVGARTSGQIEELAVSLGDAVAAGDLIAQIDSEDQQNELLQAQAELANIEAQIAAKRANIKQAELSLTRVTSLHAQNYASQEDVEAAEATLEVYTAELDALNAQKSSAEVKVSTAQIALNRTKVTAPMAGTVVAVVVDAGQTVNASMDAPTIVKLANLDKMIVKAEISEADVVHVAPGQNVRFSILGEPNKAFEATVRDVEPAPSEIEDSDTISTDEAIYYNGRLEVENPDHLLRIGMTTEVSIVLDEAVDVLTVPSSALSSTPEGYYTVEIYDERDNTREARQVEVGLNNKVTAEIISGLNEGDLVVTGGAVSVNTSGNTRMGPGRMF; encoded by the coding sequence ATGAAAACGCCGTTTCGTCTCTTAGGTTTGGCCCTCGTTGTTGTGGCCGGATATGTCGGCTGGACGCAATTTTCCGGCGAGGATGATGCGGTCATTCCGCAAACCGCACGCGCAACACGCGGGACGGTGCAGGAGACGGTTCTGGCCTCCGGCGTGATCGAGGCAAGCCAATTGGTCAGCGTCGGCGCGCGCACCTCCGGCCAGATCGAGGAACTGGCCGTGAGTTTGGGGGACGCGGTGGCTGCGGGCGATCTGATCGCGCAGATCGACAGTGAAGATCAGCAAAACGAGCTTTTGCAGGCGCAGGCGGAGCTTGCTAATATCGAGGCGCAGATCGCCGCGAAACGCGCCAATATCAAACAGGCTGAGCTGAGCCTCACGCGGGTCACCAGCCTACATGCGCAAAATTACGCCTCGCAAGAGGATGTCGAAGCGGCCGAGGCGACGCTTGAGGTCTACACCGCCGAACTTGATGCCCTGAACGCACAGAAATCCAGTGCCGAGGTGAAGGTGTCTACGGCGCAGATCGCGCTGAATAGGACGAAAGTCACCGCGCCCATGGCCGGAACAGTGGTGGCCGTGGTGGTCGATGCGGGCCAGACCGTGAACGCCAGCATGGATGCGCCGACCATCGTCAAACTCGCCAATCTCGACAAGATGATCGTCAAGGCGGAGATTTCCGAGGCCGATGTGGTGCATGTCGCGCCCGGCCAAAATGTGCGGTTTTCCATTCTGGGTGAGCCGAACAAGGCGTTTGAGGCCACCGTGCGCGACGTCGAACCGGCGCCCTCCGAAATTGAGGACAGCGACACGATCAGCACGGATGAGGCGATTTACTACAACGGGCGGCTGGAGGTCGAGAACCCCGACCACCTGTTGCGCATCGGTATGACGACCGAGGTTTCCATCGTGTTGGACGAGGCGGTCGATGTGTTGACCGTGCCGTCTTCGGCGCTCAGCAGCACGCCTGAGGGCTATTATACGGTCGAGATTTACGACGAGCGCGACAACACGCGGGAAGCCCGTCAGGTCGAGGTCGGACTGAACAACAAGGTCACGGCAGAGATCATATCGGGTCTCAATGAAGGCGATCTGGTGGTCACCGGCGGGGCCGTCTCCGTGAACACCTCCGGCAACACCCGCATGGGTCCGGGAAGGATGTTCTAA